The sequence below is a genomic window from Sneathiella marina.
GTGATTATCAATACGGTTGAAAAAGACAACTCTCTGAGAAGGGAGAAATGTCATAAAAACGTTCTTCATACGATTCCAAGCCGCGCGATGCTAAGCGACGCCTTGGCTCAGTTTCTGCTACTGAAACGCTGGCAGAACTGGTTTCTCGTTGAGGGGGTGCATGAAGGTGATCGACATTTTGCATTAGCCCTTCGGGATTCCGCTAAGAAATTTGGGGCGAAAATAGTAGACGAAAAAAAATGGGTGTTTGATGCTGACATGCGTCGCTCTGCTCAATCAGAAGTCCCGCCATTTACGCAAGGCTCGGAATATGACGTAGTCGTTGTTGCCGATGAATCTGGCGATTTCGGGGACTATTTATTGTATCACACCTGGTATCCTCGGCCAGTGGTCGGGACTCAGGGCATGTTTCCAACTGCCTGGCATCCAGTTGTAGAACAATATGGTGCAACTCAACTTCAAAATCGCTTCAAAAAACTGGCTAAAAGACCTATGAACGATGTTGACTACGCGGCCTGGCTTGCTGTTTCTTCCATAGGCGAAGCCGTAATCAGAGGAAACAAAAAATCGGCTATCGATATAAAGACGTACCTATTCTCAGATGCTTTTCGCGTGGCGGCGTTTAAGGGGCGCGCATTAACTTTCCGGCCTTGGTCGGGGCAAATGAGACAGCCAATTCCGCTCGTACATCGCGGAGCTGTAGTCTCAATGTCTCCTCAGCCAGGGTTTTTGCATCAAAGAACTGAGCTCGATACACTAGGGCTCGATTCAAGCAATGTCGCAAGGTGCGGGGAAAAGTAAATTGGATACAGGTATAGAGGTCAATAACCTCTCATATGATTATGGACCGAAAAAAGCACTCGATGATATTTCATTTTCTGCCTTTTCCGGAAAATTTACGGCTCTTTTGGGTCCAAATGGCGCTGGAAAATCAACTTTATATCATCTCCTAACGCGCATCATGAAATTGCAATCAGGCCAGATCCGGATTTTTGGCAATGATCTCAAGAAATCTCCCTTATCTGCAATGGCTTCAATGGGGATTGTTTTTCAACAGCAAACTTTGGATCTCGATTTAACCGTACGACAAAATCTGAAATATTTTGCTGCATTGCATGGTTTACCTGCTCAAGATCTGGAAAATAGAATAACCGAGCGTTTAAAATCATTAGATATAGAAGACAGAGGCGATGAAAAAGTTCGCACGCTTAACGGAGGTCATCGACGCAGGGCAGAAATCGCCCGTGCATTGCTGCACAACCCTCGTATTCTTCTACTCGATGAACCGACAGTTGGACTTGATGTACCAAGCCGCAAAGCAATCGTTGACTATGTCCATATGCTGTGCCGGAAGGAAAAATTGACTGTGCTTTGGGCCACTCATTTGGTGGATGAGGTCATGCAGGAAGATGACCTCATCATCCTGCATCAAGGCAAGATATGCGCGCAAGGAAATGTCTCAAAGTTATCTGAAGAGCATAAATGCCAATCCGTGGATGATCTCTTCAGAAAACTCGTTATGTCTGGAGAAAAAGCATGACAACCAGCGATATCAGCCTATCACGACAGTCAGTATTCGCGACCTATTTCAGATGCATGAAAGGCGTCGTATGGCGTGAGGGACTTCGGTTTTTCCAGCAAAGGGGACGGTTGATTGCAGCTCTGGTACGCCCGCTAGTTTGGCTATTAATCTTTGCCGCCGGATTTCGCGCGACACTGGGCTTGTCCATCATTCCCCCCTATGAAACCTATATTCTTTATGATGTATATATTGTTCCGGGTCTTATTGGGATGATCCAGATGTTCAATGGTATGCAGAGTTCGCTCTCGCTGGTTTATGACCGGGAAATGGGAAGCATGAAAGTTCTCATGACCAGCCCGCTTCCTCGATGGTATCTGCTAACATGCAAACTCCTGGCGGGCTGCCTTGTGTCACTGTTACAAGTATATGCTTTCCTTTTAGTAGCCTATTTCTTTGGAATTGAACTCCCTCTAATGGGATATGTAGCCGTATTACCGGTCTTGCTTGTCACTGGCTTGATGTTAGGGGCAATAGGAATGTTGCTATCTACATTTGTTAAACAACTGGAAAATTTTGCTGGCGTGATGAATTTCGTAATTTTCCCAGCGTTTTTTCTTTCAAGCGCACTATATCCGCTTTGGAAAATGAAGGAATCCAGTGAGCTGTTATACTGGCTTTGCACCTTTAATCCCTTTACTTATGCAGTTGAGTTTCTTCGGTTCAGCCTCTATTTAAAATTTAGTTTGCCAGCGGCGGGCTGGACATTCTTTTGTTTAGCAATATTTCTAGGTGCCGCAATATGGGCATATGATCCGAAGCGTGGACTAGGTGGTGCCGGCCGGGGTTAACTCTAATCCTTGGTCAGCATGGCGGGAGAAACATGACCGAAAACAGCTGGTTTTCTTGGTGCCATATAAGACATTTTTGACATTGCCGCTATTTTTTCCATCTCACCATTTTTGAGAAACTCAAGAATAACTTCGTTTACTTCAGAGATTGGTGCGCCACCATTTTTTAGCGCGGCAAAACCGATATTGTAGGAAATGGAATGTAGATACTCAGTTAAGCTAAGTTTAGTTTCCGGGTTACGCTGCTTATAGCGATCAAATCGGTGCCTCTCAACGAGTACCGCGTCAACCTCTTCTGCTTCAAGATTGGGAAAAATCTCACCAGGTTTAAAGTGCTTTGAATGATCTGCAAGAAGGCCATTTTGATATCGGATTAAAATGGCGCTGGATAACGTCGTTACTTCTGCCCCAACAGACAGTTCTTTCAAATCCGACAGTCGTTTTACAGTTATACCCGAATTTTTTGGCGATAAAACGACAGTTAACCCGGCGTGAATGAATGGAATGGTCGATGTTAATTCACCAAGATTAACTCTAGTTCCCCTGTCACTACGTTTCATGCCTTCATAATCCGGAAGGGCTGCAGATGGCTGAACCGGTGTTCTTAAGTTGCTTTCAATCAGGGCCAATCCGCCAACAAAATCGCAAAAATTTGCAGATAGAAGCGCATTCACTTCATAAATGGGTACGACTTCATCGTCATCCTCTGATTCATACCATTGCACATATAGTTCTTTATCCAATTTTTGAGCTATTCGTTCCGCTAAAAGCAGTTCAAAACCACCCATACGTTTGCCAAATTTATAAGAATAAGGCGGGCTTCCATCTTCCAGACAAATCCGGAGTTTACTATTATCGGCAGCCGCCCAGTTTGGTAAAGCCAAAGATAACGCGACGCCAATAAGAAGAGCCATTCTCGAACCATGTCGCGTGAATCCAAACATTATTATCTACCTCTAGTCTTTACATATTCCCAGATTTCAAGAATTTCCTCTTCCGTCAGAATATCTTTCCAAGCAGGCATATCTTTTTTTCCCTCTTGTACAGATGTAAGAAAACGGGGACGGTCATTTAATGGAAATTTTCGCAAATCATAAGAGCGGGTTCCAATATTGACCATGTTGGGGCCATGACAATTTATACAATATAAACTGTAATGACCTTTCCCGGCATTTTGGGCATCTTCTTTAGTTCCGGCCGCCAATGGCGAACCACTCATTATTGTTGCTATAGAAATTGACCCTATAGCGGCCAAAATTACCCATCCATATTTTTTAATCAATAGAACCTCTACTAAACTTAATTGTATTATTTTGTTTTAGGGTTAGACAAATTAAAGTCACGCCCGACATCAGGCGTGACTTTAACTGCTTAGTTTTCCAATTCCTATTGTAGCGCAAATGTCCAGATTGATCCCCCTTCTGGAACAGAGGCCATTAGTTTATTCAGCTCAACATTTTTCGCACCGAATACTGGTATGAAATTTCGATAAGCGCCCCCAATTCCGCTTGCAATAGAAATATACTGTTTGCCATCTTGCTCCCAAGTCATTGGTTGCCCGATTATACCGGAGCCGGTCTGGAAGGACCAAACTTCTTCTCCCGTATTGGCATCAAAGGCTTTGAACTGTCCGGTGTAGGTGCCAGTGAACACCAGATCTCCAGCGGTTGCCATAGTGCCGCCCCAGTTAGCTGCCTGGCTACCAACTTCCCATTTGATATCCCCAGTTAAAGGGTCAATCGCCCTTAAATAACCAGTATTTCCATCGTCAGGGAACAAAAATTGCAATTGAGCTAAATCAAGGCCGAAATAGAACGTACCTTTCTTGAACACTGGCTCAACCGGCTTATAACTCATTCCCATTTCCAATGTATTCGCATACACGAAGCCCGATTTAGGGCTATAGCTCATTGGGAACCAGTTTTTACCGCCAAATGCAGATGGCCAAACATCAATTTTCTCGCCCGTTGCCCGCATTTTCTTTGTCAGTGCGCTATCAATTGGGCGTCCGGTTTTCATATCAATACCATCTGCCCAGTTGAGCTTATTAATATATTGACTGGCGCGCAGCAACTTACCATCGGTCCGGTCGATCACATAAAGGTAACCGTTTCTGTCAGCATGCATAATTACCTTTTGCATTTTGCCATCAATTTCGACGTCCGCGATGATATTTTCGTTCACACCGTCGTAATCATATGGATCATTGGGAGAGAACTGATAGTGCCAGGCGATTTCACCGGTTTTTGGTTTAAGAGCCAGAACGGAGCCGACATATAAATTGTCGCCTTTACGGAATTCTGCGTTCCAAGGGCCACCGTTACCAGCTCCCCAGTAAACCAAATCCAATTCCGGATCATAAGTACCTGTGATCCATGTTGGGGCTCCCCCATGCTTGTAGGTTTCACCAGGCCAGGTATCCCCGCCTTCTTCATCAGGAGCCGGAACAGTGTATCTGCGCCAAAGATGTTTACCTGTTTCAGGGTCCCATCCATCGATGAATCCGCGAATGCCATATTCTCCACCGGAAATTCCTGTGATAACCACACCATTGGCAATCA
It includes:
- a CDS encoding ABC transporter substrate-binding protein codes for the protein MPATLGKFLFIAFSYCVFTLIFVTGTKAEPTVTLHYIERVIDRPPVLSNLHALPEDQGLLGARLGVSDVNATGKFTNHEIRLIEHILEPEDNLSDLASKINGENIHIIANLPSADLLELANFPWKNEAVIINTVEKDNSLRREKCHKNVLHTIPSRAMLSDALAQFLLLKRWQNWFLVEGVHEGDRHFALALRDSAKKFGAKIVDEKKWVFDADMRRSAQSEVPPFTQGSEYDVVVVADESGDFGDYLLYHTWYPRPVVGTQGMFPTAWHPVVEQYGATQLQNRFKKLAKRPMNDVDYAAWLAVSSIGEAVIRGNKKSAIDIKTYLFSDAFRVAAFKGRALTFRPWSGQMRQPIPLVHRGAVVSMSPQPGFLHQRTELDTLGLDSSNVARCGEK
- a CDS encoding ABC transporter ATP-binding protein encodes the protein MDTGIEVNNLSYDYGPKKALDDISFSAFSGKFTALLGPNGAGKSTLYHLLTRIMKLQSGQIRIFGNDLKKSPLSAMASMGIVFQQQTLDLDLTVRQNLKYFAALHGLPAQDLENRITERLKSLDIEDRGDEKVRTLNGGHRRRAEIARALLHNPRILLLDEPTVGLDVPSRKAIVDYVHMLCRKEKLTVLWATHLVDEVMQEDDLIILHQGKICAQGNVSKLSEEHKCQSVDDLFRKLVMSGEKA
- a CDS encoding ABC transporter permease; the encoded protein is MTTSDISLSRQSVFATYFRCMKGVVWREGLRFFQQRGRLIAALVRPLVWLLIFAAGFRATLGLSIIPPYETYILYDVYIVPGLIGMIQMFNGMQSSLSLVYDREMGSMKVLMTSPLPRWYLLTCKLLAGCLVSLLQVYAFLLVAYFFGIELPLMGYVAVLPVLLVTGLMLGAIGMLLSTFVKQLENFAGVMNFVIFPAFFLSSALYPLWKMKESSELLYWLCTFNPFTYAVEFLRFSLYLKFSLPAAGWTFFCLAIFLGAAIWAYDPKRGLGGAGRG
- a CDS encoding transporter substrate-binding domain-containing protein; this encodes MALLIGVALSLALPNWAAADNSKLRICLEDGSPPYSYKFGKRMGGFELLLAERIAQKLDKELYVQWYESEDDDEVVPIYEVNALLSANFCDFVGGLALIESNLRTPVQPSAALPDYEGMKRSDRGTRVNLGELTSTIPFIHAGLTVVLSPKNSGITVKRLSDLKELSVGAEVTTLSSAILIRYQNGLLADHSKHFKPGEIFPNLEAEEVDAVLVERHRFDRYKQRNPETKLSLTEYLHSISYNIGFAALKNGGAPISEVNEVILEFLKNGEMEKIAAMSKMSYMAPRKPAVFGHVSPAMLTKD
- a CDS encoding c-type cytochrome, coding for MIKKYGWVILAAIGSISIATIMSGSPLAAGTKEDAQNAGKGHYSLYCINCHGPNMVNIGTRSYDLRKFPLNDRPRFLTSVQEGKKDMPAWKDILTEEEILEIWEYVKTRGR
- a CDS encoding PQQ-dependent dehydrogenase, methanol/ethanol family, which translates into the protein MLAISKNWLSAITICLAAIGAEKSWAQSATDLANDAKTTDQVLTVGLGQGQQRFSALDKVNTSNVKSLVPVWNYSFGDNRGQESQPLVYKGVMYVTTHDSTHAIDPKTGRGIWVNKFEYPPETPRIVCCGIVNRGAAIYNGKLYRATLDAHVVALNMEDGTEVWKSKAIDYADGYSMTMAPLIANGVVITGISGGEYGIRGFIDGWDPETGKHLWRRYTVPAPDEEGGDTWPGETYKHGGAPTWITGTYDPELDLVYWGAGNGGPWNAEFRKGDNLYVGSVLALKPKTGEIAWHYQFSPNDPYDYDGVNENIIADVEIDGKMQKVIMHADRNGYLYVIDRTDGKLLRASQYINKLNWADGIDMKTGRPIDSALTKKMRATGEKIDVWPSAFGGKNWFPMSYSPKSGFVYANTLEMGMSYKPVEPVFKKGTFYFGLDLAQLQFLFPDDGNTGYLRAIDPLTGDIKWEVGSQAANWGGTMATAGDLVFTGTYTGQFKAFDANTGEEVWSFQTGSGIIGQPMTWEQDGKQYISIASGIGGAYRNFIPVFGAKNVELNKLMASVPEGGSIWTFALQ